From one Paeniglutamicibacter psychrophenolicus genomic stretch:
- a CDS encoding amino acid ABC transporter ATP-binding protein: MSTDSHSNSAKSDLTPIVRLSAVNKHYGQLHVLQNINLEVTKGEVVVVLGPSGSGKSTLCRTINRLETIDTGTIEIDGKVLPEEGKMLAKLRADVGMVFQSFNLFAHKTILENVTLGPIKAKGMKKSEADKLALALLERVGVANQKDKLPAQLSGGQQQRVAIARALAMRPKVMLFDEPTSALDPEMINEVLDTMVGLAKEGMTMIVVTHEMGFARKAADRVIFMADGQIVEEATPDQFFTNPQSARAKDFLGKLITN; this comes from the coding sequence ATGAGCACCGATTCCCACTCGAATAGCGCTAAGTCGGACCTGACTCCTATCGTCAGGCTATCCGCAGTGAACAAGCACTATGGCCAACTCCATGTTCTGCAGAACATCAACCTTGAAGTCACCAAGGGTGAGGTCGTCGTGGTTCTGGGCCCCTCGGGCTCGGGCAAATCGACCCTATGCCGCACCATCAACCGCCTGGAAACCATCGACACCGGAACCATTGAGATCGATGGAAAGGTGTTGCCCGAAGAAGGGAAAATGCTGGCCAAACTCCGTGCCGATGTCGGCATGGTTTTCCAGTCGTTTAACCTTTTTGCACACAAAACGATTTTGGAAAACGTTACCCTCGGCCCGATCAAGGCCAAGGGGATGAAGAAGTCCGAAGCCGACAAGCTCGCCCTCGCTCTCCTGGAGCGGGTTGGTGTTGCCAACCAGAAGGACAAGCTTCCGGCGCAGCTCTCCGGCGGCCAGCAGCAACGCGTTGCCATTGCCCGCGCCCTGGCCATGCGTCCGAAGGTCATGCTCTTTGACGAGCCGACCTCCGCATTGGACCCGGAAATGATCAACGAGGTACTCGACACCATGGTCGGCCTGGCCAAGGAAGGCATGACCATGATCGTGGTGACCCACGAGATGGGATTCGCCCGCAAGGCCGCCGACCGCGTGATCTTCATGGCCGATGGCCAGATTGTTGAAGAAGCCACGCCCGACCAGTTCTTTACGAACCCCCAGAGTGCCCGCGCCAAGGACTTCCTTGGCAAGCTCATCACGAACTAG
- a CDS encoding TIGR00730 family Rossman fold protein, giving the protein MQRQNSQSKNFDSLPDPARRKGSVVLRRAQAKTEQSDAYLLDTRENQDFTHSDPWRVLRIQSEFVEGFGALAGLGPAISVFGSARTPRGSERYIQAEKIGELIAAAGVAVITGGGPGAMEAANKGAVAAGGISVGLGIELPFETGLNEWVDLGINFRYFFARKTMFVKYSQGFIVLPGGYGTLDELFEALTLVQTEKVTGFPIVLVGTSYWGPLLEWLRNTVAEEGAISVSDIDLIHITDDIEEAVDIVVNSARPNGFIAAE; this is encoded by the coding sequence ATGCAACGCCAGAATTCGCAATCCAAGAACTTCGATTCCCTTCCGGATCCCGCACGCAGGAAGGGCTCGGTTGTCCTGCGCCGGGCACAGGCGAAAACCGAGCAATCCGACGCCTACTTGCTTGATACCCGCGAAAACCAGGATTTCACCCATTCCGACCCTTGGCGGGTGCTGCGCATCCAGAGCGAATTCGTTGAGGGGTTCGGCGCGCTTGCCGGGTTGGGGCCGGCCATCAGCGTGTTCGGTTCAGCCCGCACGCCGCGTGGATCCGAACGGTACATCCAGGCCGAGAAGATCGGTGAACTCATTGCTGCCGCCGGGGTTGCAGTGATCACCGGCGGCGGACCCGGGGCCATGGAAGCCGCGAACAAGGGCGCCGTGGCTGCCGGTGGGATCTCCGTCGGATTGGGCATCGAGCTCCCCTTTGAAACAGGTCTCAACGAGTGGGTGGACCTTGGAATCAATTTCCGGTATTTCTTTGCCAGAAAGACGATGTTCGTCAAGTACTCGCAAGGATTCATCGTCCTGCCCGGCGGCTACGGAACGTTGGACGAACTCTTCGAGGCGCTGACCCTGGTCCAAACGGAAAAGGTCACGGGATTCCCGATTGTTTTGGTGGGCACCTCCTATTGGGGTCCGCTTCTTGAATGGCTGAGAAACACCGTTGCCGAAGAGGGCGCAATATCGGTTTCGGACATTGACTTGATCCACATCACCGACGATATCGAAGAAGCAGTGGATATCGTGGTCAATTCCGCCCGCCCCAATGGGTTTATCGCTGCCGAATAA
- a CDS encoding DivIVA domain-containing protein, producing the protein MLLVVAIVILGAGVCLGVGTKRSRTSQDGRRFEPIRGPLQGLVEPVASLPPVLLPARPSAEDVDSVNFSLGLRGYRCDQVDEVLDALSAEIGRLHEVIAAHGKDPVISNTSHSSE; encoded by the coding sequence ATGTTGCTGGTGGTCGCCATCGTAATACTCGGTGCCGGGGTGTGCCTCGGAGTTGGTACCAAACGCAGCCGCACCAGCCAGGACGGACGCCGTTTCGAACCGATTCGTGGTCCGCTCCAGGGGCTGGTGGAGCCCGTTGCCAGCTTGCCTCCGGTGCTCCTTCCCGCGCGCCCAAGCGCCGAGGACGTCGACTCGGTGAATTTCTCGCTGGGTCTGCGTGGGTACCGCTGCGACCAAGTCGACGAGGTCCTCGATGCGCTTTCGGCCGAGATTGGCAGGTTGCATGAGGTCATCGCGGCACACGGAAAAGACCCTGTGATTAGCAACACGAGCCATTCTTCGGAATAA
- a CDS encoding DUF3117 domain-containing protein yields the protein MAAMKPRTGDGPMEVTKEGRSLIMRVPIDGGGRLVVELNADEAAELRECLVGATE from the coding sequence ATGGCTGCGATGAAACCACGTACCGGGGATGGTCCGATGGAAGTCACAAAGGAAGGCCGTAGCCTGATCATGCGCGTACCGATTGACGGTGGCGGACGTCTGGTTGTCGAGCTGAATGCCGACGAGGCCGCCGAGCTGCGCGAATGCTTGGTAGGTGCCACCGAGTAG
- a CDS encoding O-methyltransferase, with amino-acid sequence MNLDIFSSWTYAQAQAQEDAVLERARERGRELGVESVGSATAGFLTVLAAVSGARNIVEIGTGVGVSGTSLLRGAGKQSALTTIDIDVDHLAAAREAFHDAGIDGSRTRAISGRAQAVLPRLTDGAYDLVFIDADKTHLLEYVTQAIRLVKTGGMVIMHDAFDQHRVPKPAVRQPSTVATRNATRMLREDERFVSTLVPTGLGLQIAARVG; translated from the coding sequence ATGAACCTGGACATCTTTAGCAGCTGGACATACGCACAGGCCCAGGCCCAGGAGGATGCGGTGCTCGAGCGGGCCCGCGAACGCGGGCGCGAGCTGGGGGTCGAATCGGTGGGTTCGGCCACCGCCGGTTTTCTCACGGTCCTGGCCGCCGTCTCAGGGGCCCGGAACATCGTGGAAATCGGGACGGGAGTCGGCGTGTCGGGCACCAGCCTGCTGCGCGGCGCGGGAAAGCAGTCCGCATTGACCACCATCGACATCGATGTCGACCACCTGGCCGCGGCCCGCGAGGCATTCCATGACGCGGGAATCGACGGTTCGCGCACCCGCGCCATTTCCGGCCGGGCCCAGGCCGTGCTGCCCAGGCTCACCGACGGCGCCTACGACCTGGTGTTCATCGATGCAGACAAGACGCATCTGCTCGAGTACGTCACCCAGGCCATTCGCCTGGTCAAGACCGGCGGGATGGTCATCATGCACGACGCCTTCGACCAGCATCGCGTCCCCAAGCCGGCCGTGCGCCAGCCCAGCACCGTGGCCACGCGCAATGCGACCCGCATGCTGCGTGAGGATGAACGATTCGTCTCCACGCTGGTCCCCACGGGACTGGGCCTGCAGATCGCGGCCCGCGTGGGCTAG
- the sigE gene encoding RNA polymerase sigma factor SigE: protein MNASNLSVTSDVRSLDEPAEHTVPSWDEIVRDHSPRVYRLAYRLTGNRQDAEDLAQETFVRVFRSLHTFTPGTIGGWLHRITTNLFLDQARRKSRIRFDGLAEDAEAKIPGTAPGPERSFEYNNLDVDVQAALEALGPEFRAAVVLCDLEGLSYEEVSEALNVKLGTVRSRIHRGRGMLREKLAHRNPAARQPATMTLPKIRRTIPGVR, encoded by the coding sequence GTGAACGCATCGAATCTGTCCGTGACCAGCGACGTACGCTCCCTTGATGAGCCTGCGGAGCACACGGTGCCCAGCTGGGACGAAATCGTCAGGGACCATTCGCCGCGGGTATACCGCCTGGCCTACCGGCTGACCGGCAACCGGCAGGACGCCGAGGACCTGGCCCAGGAGACCTTTGTCAGGGTCTTCCGCTCCCTGCACACCTTCACCCCCGGCACCATCGGCGGCTGGCTCCACCGCATCACCACGAACCTGTTCCTGGACCAGGCCCGCCGCAAGTCCCGGATCCGCTTTGACGGACTGGCCGAGGACGCGGAAGCCAAGATCCCCGGGACCGCACCGGGCCCGGAACGCAGTTTTGAATACAACAACCTGGATGTCGACGTGCAGGCGGCGCTCGAAGCGCTGGGCCCCGAATTCCGGGCGGCCGTGGTCCTGTGCGATCTGGAGGGCCTGTCCTACGAAGAGGTCTCCGAGGCGCTGAACGTGAAGCTTGGCACGGTTCGTTCTCGCATCCACCGCGGGCGGGGAATGCTCCGCGAGAAGCTGGCCCACCGCAACCCCGCCGCCAGGCAGCCTGCAACGATGACGTTGCCCAAGATTCGGCGGACGATCCCGGGAGTGCGCTAG
- a CDS encoding zf-HC2 domain-containing protein: MHRYERWMGEYVAGSLDGRRAQALERHVRHCAQCSAALGHARRAGSRGPALVPRPLSPLNAQTLLGTHYSLPREREAGSRRAGSFVPMAVLLMVFALVGTIAAMSWFLGAPAAQGAPEHDPAESFSTSARNLDAEAINQLRQAGWTCPVIEAAGFTLTSATGAISKGEATVTLVLSDSQHTVQVAETRALSGSPAALLQKSVAAGATTDPTSGMLTELGHRLGAKAAAAVTYADGTATLNMEDVKYKVTTNLSKSDVEGILQRLVVGEHTRIVSLDPAAENFSQRLLRGFSRLMVLDFQ, encoded by the coding sequence ATGCATCGTTACGAACGTTGGATGGGTGAATACGTCGCCGGTTCCCTGGACGGGCGCCGCGCGCAGGCATTGGAACGGCACGTGCGGCATTGCGCGCAGTGTTCGGCGGCGCTGGGACATGCCCGGCGCGCCGGATCGCGCGGGCCCGCGTTGGTGCCCCGTCCGCTGAGCCCGTTGAACGCCCAAACCCTGCTGGGCACCCACTACTCGCTGCCGCGTGAACGCGAGGCCGGATCCCGCCGTGCCGGCTCCTTCGTGCCCATGGCCGTGTTGCTGATGGTCTTCGCCCTGGTGGGCACGATCGCCGCGATGTCATGGTTCCTCGGCGCACCGGCCGCCCAGGGCGCACCGGAGCATGATCCGGCCGAATCCTTCAGCACCTCGGCCCGCAACCTGGATGCCGAAGCCATCAACCAATTGCGCCAGGCCGGCTGGACCTGCCCGGTGATCGAAGCCGCGGGGTTCACCCTCACCTCCGCCACCGGGGCAATCAGCAAGGGCGAGGCGACCGTGACCCTGGTGCTGAGCGACAGCCAGCACACCGTGCAGGTGGCCGAGACCCGTGCCCTTTCCGGCAGCCCGGCCGCATTGCTGCAGAAGTCGGTGGCGGCCGGGGCCACCACCGACCCGACCTCGGGCATGCTCACCGAGCTGGGGCACCGCCTGGGCGCCAAGGCCGCTGCCGCGGTCACGTATGCTGATGGAACCGCCACGTTGAACATGGAAGACGTCAAGTACAAGGTCACCACGAACCTTTCCAAGTCAGACGTGGAAGGGATCCTGCAGCGGCTGGTCGTGGGGGAGCACACGCGCATCGTGTCCCTGGACCCGGCGGCCGAGAATTTCTCCCAACGCCTGCTGCGGGGCTTTTCCCGCCTCATGGTTTTGGACTTCCAATAG
- a CDS encoding sec-independent translocase encodes MFLGINGSELLVLAVLAVVILGPEKLPEYAAQLARLVKELRRMATGAKEQLREEVGDDIADMDWRKLDPRQYDPRKIIKDALLEDFEDAVSAVKETPAIEQRPVAIARSAPLAPHEPAPFDNEAT; translated from the coding sequence GTGTTTTTGGGAATCAATGGCAGTGAACTGCTCGTGCTTGCGGTGTTGGCCGTGGTTATCTTGGGACCCGAAAAGCTCCCGGAATACGCTGCCCAGCTGGCGCGCCTGGTCAAGGAGCTGCGCCGGATGGCCACCGGCGCCAAGGAACAGCTGCGCGAGGAAGTCGGCGACGACATCGCCGACATGGACTGGCGCAAGCTCGACCCGCGCCAATACGACCCGCGGAAGATCATCAAGGACGCGCTGCTCGAGGACTTCGAGGATGCTGTGTCCGCGGTGAAGGAAACCCCTGCCATCGAGCAGCGTCCGGTGGCGATCGCCCGGAGCGCTCCGCTGGCCCCGCACGAACCGGCGCCCTTCGACAACGAAGCGACCTGA
- a CDS encoding Mrp/NBP35 family ATP-binding protein — protein MSLAPRLLEALATVQDPELRRPITELGMVESAVLADGTAHVKVLLTIAACPMRSTIEADVSAALAALPEVTEVKLELGVMSPAQRAELRESLKSRSIPFSDPSSLTRVIGIASGKGGVGKSSLTANLACAMAADGLRVGLIDADVHGFSIPGLLGIPNAQPTRVDEMILPPVAHGVKVISIGMFVPDNKPVIWRGPMLHRALEQFLTDVHFGDLDVLLLDLPPGTGDIAISVSQLLPGSELVVVTTPQAAAAQVAERAGSIAVQTGQKVVGVIENMSWLVLPDGSTMEVFGAGGGAELAKRLELVLGTEVPLLGQVPLDPMLRAGGDAGVPLVLSHPESPAAAQILAMSRALTRRPRGLAGLKLGVTPV, from the coding sequence ATGAGCCTTGCACCCCGGCTCCTTGAAGCACTTGCAACCGTCCAGGACCCCGAACTGCGCCGCCCCATCACCGAGCTGGGCATGGTCGAATCGGCCGTCCTGGCCGATGGCACCGCGCACGTGAAGGTGCTGCTGACCATCGCCGCCTGCCCGATGCGCTCCACCATCGAGGCCGACGTCTCCGCCGCCCTGGCGGCCCTGCCCGAGGTCACCGAGGTGAAGCTGGAGCTGGGCGTGATGAGCCCGGCGCAGCGGGCCGAGCTGCGCGAATCGCTGAAAAGCCGCTCCATCCCGTTCTCCGATCCTTCCTCGCTGACCCGGGTCATCGGCATCGCCAGCGGCAAGGGCGGGGTCGGCAAGTCCTCGCTGACCGCCAACCTGGCCTGCGCGATGGCCGCCGACGGGCTGCGCGTGGGGCTCATCGACGCGGATGTGCACGGCTTCTCCATCCCCGGGCTGCTGGGCATCCCGAACGCCCAGCCCACCCGGGTGGACGAGATGATCCTGCCGCCGGTCGCCCACGGGGTCAAGGTCATCTCCATCGGCATGTTCGTCCCGGACAACAAGCCGGTGATCTGGCGCGGGCCGATGCTGCACCGGGCACTGGAGCAATTCCTCACCGATGTTCACTTCGGGGACCTGGACGTGCTGCTGCTGGATTTGCCCCCGGGCACCGGGGACATCGCGATCTCCGTCTCCCAGCTGCTCCCCGGCTCCGAGCTGGTGGTGGTCACCACCCCGCAGGCCGCAGCCGCCCAGGTCGCCGAGCGCGCCGGGTCCATTGCGGTGCAGACCGGGCAGAAGGTTGTCGGCGTCATCGAGAACATGAGTTGGCTGGTGTTGCCCGACGGGTCCACCATGGAGGTCTTCGGCGCCGGGGGCGGGGCGGAGCTGGCCAAGCGTCTGGAGCTGGTGCTGGGCACCGAGGTTCCGCTGCTGGGACAGGTCCCGCTGGATCCGATGCTGCGGGCCGGGGGCGATGCGGGGGTGCCCCTGGTGCTCTCGCACCCCGAGTCGCCGGCAGCTGCGCAGATCCTTGCCATGTCACGGGCCCTCACCCGCCGCCCACGCGGCCTGGCGGGCCTGAAACTGGGCGTCACCCCGGTCTAG
- a CDS encoding DUF1003 domain-containing protein, with translation MAENRRVSTGLDTPMTARARFFPRFAPNPDRFGSSTEKFARFMGTPQFLFYMTIFCVFWLIWNTLAPEGWRFDSAALGFTALTLMLSLQASYAAPLLLLAQNRQDDRDRVSLSEDRGRAERNLSDTEYLTRELAALRIALRDVATRDYVRSELRSALEDLLETSDGEELNLRARNPRRRDRTSTNTGLIPQVPAPRRERRTRRNDTP, from the coding sequence ATGGCTGAGAACCGGCGAGTGTCGACCGGCCTCGACACCCCGATGACCGCGCGCGCCCGCTTCTTCCCGCGCTTCGCCCCGAACCCCGACAGGTTCGGCTCCAGCACCGAGAAGTTCGCACGTTTCATGGGCACCCCGCAGTTCCTCTTCTACATGACGATCTTCTGCGTGTTCTGGCTGATCTGGAACACCCTGGCACCCGAGGGCTGGCGCTTCGACTCCGCCGCGCTGGGCTTCACGGCGCTGACCCTGATGCTCTCGCTGCAGGCCTCCTATGCGGCCCCGCTGCTGCTGCTGGCCCAGAACCGGCAGGACGACCGCGACCGGGTCTCGCTGTCCGAGGACCGCGGCCGGGCCGAGCGCAACCTCTCCGACACCGAGTACCTCACCCGCGAGCTCGCCGCGCTGCGCATCGCCCTGCGCGACGTCGCCACCCGCGACTACGTCCGCTCCGAGCTGCGCTCGGCCCTGGAGGACCTGCTGGAAACCAGCGACGGCGAGGAACTGAACCTGCGCGCCCGAAACCCGCGGCGCCGCGACCGCACCTCCACCAACACCGGGCTGATCCCGCAGGTCCCCGCACCGCGCCGCGAACGGCGCACCCGAAGGAACGACACCCCATGA
- a CDS encoding magnesium transporter MgtE N-terminal domain-containing protein: MSSNSTKVFIARLLGLDVFDPLGDRLGRLRDVVVISRLATKPAQCVGVVVEVPGKRRVFVPMTRIQAMESGQIICTGLVNMRRFVQRGAEILVAAELFDRRVVFEDGSGNAVVEDIGLARERNGDWIISDYFVRRGDPASGLLGLRRARGERLLVPWDAIVHTALHEPQAASTYVAAHDEMKPADFADALHEMNLKRRVEVASELQDERLADVLQEMPDNEQVQIISALDMERAADVLEEMDPDDAADLLSELSEDTKHALLELMEPEDARDVRRLLEYAEGTAGSMMTPVPVILSPEATVAEALAAVRREELSPALASTVFVTRPPLETPTGRYLGAVHIQALLRTPPPESLGNILDSDVEPIDDLAQVAEVARTLASYNLTSLAVVNDDGRLVGAVTVDDVLDHLLPDDWRTHDDHPDGAAVHVPDAEPSGTPKPPVNGGPHG, from the coding sequence GTGAGCAGCAATTCAACGAAGGTCTTCATCGCACGCCTGCTGGGGCTGGACGTCTTTGACCCCCTGGGCGACCGCCTGGGGCGGCTGCGCGATGTCGTGGTCATCTCGCGCCTGGCCACCAAGCCCGCCCAATGCGTCGGCGTGGTCGTCGAGGTGCCCGGAAAGCGCCGGGTCTTCGTGCCGATGACCCGCATCCAGGCCATGGAGTCCGGGCAGATCATCTGCACCGGCCTGGTGAACATGCGCCGCTTCGTCCAGCGCGGCGCCGAGATCCTGGTCGCCGCCGAGCTCTTCGACCGGCGCGTGGTCTTCGAGGACGGCAGCGGCAACGCCGTGGTCGAGGACATCGGTCTGGCCCGCGAACGCAACGGGGACTGGATCATCTCCGACTACTTCGTGCGCCGCGGCGACCCGGCCTCCGGGCTGCTGGGGCTGCGAAGGGCGCGCGGCGAGCGGCTGCTGGTGCCCTGGGACGCGATCGTGCACACCGCGCTGCACGAACCGCAGGCCGCCAGCACCTACGTCGCCGCCCACGACGAGATGAAGCCTGCCGACTTCGCCGACGCGCTGCACGAGATGAACCTCAAGCGCCGCGTCGAGGTCGCCAGCGAGCTGCAGGACGAACGCCTGGCCGACGTGCTGCAGGAAATGCCCGACAACGAGCAGGTGCAGATCATCTCCGCCCTGGACATGGAACGCGCCGCGGACGTGCTGGAGGAAATGGACCCGGACGACGCCGCCGACCTGCTCTCCGAGCTCTCCGAGGACACCAAGCACGCACTGCTGGAGCTGATGGAGCCCGAGGACGCGCGCGACGTGCGCCGCCTGCTCGAATACGCCGAGGGCACCGCCGGGTCGATGATGACCCCGGTCCCGGTGATCCTCTCCCCCGAGGCCACCGTCGCCGAGGCCCTGGCCGCGGTGCGCCGCGAGGAACTGAGCCCCGCGCTGGCCTCCACCGTGTTCGTGACCCGTCCCCCGCTGGAGACCCCCACCGGCCGCTACCTGGGGGCGGTGCACATCCAGGCGCTGCTGCGCACCCCGCCGCCCGAGTCCCTGGGCAACATCCTGGACTCCGACGTCGAGCCCATCGACGACCTGGCGCAGGTCGCCGAGGTCGCCCGCACCCTGGCCAGCTACAACCTGACCTCGCTGGCCGTGGTGAACGACGACGGCCGGCTGGTCGGTGCGGTGACCGTCGATGACGTGCTGGACCACCTGCTGCCCGACGACTGGCGCACCCACGACGACCATCCCGACGGCGCCGCCGTGCACGTCCCGGACGCCGAGCCGTCCGGAACCCCGAAACCACCAGTGAACGGAGGGCCCCATGGCTGA
- a CDS encoding general stress protein: MSSPLGASPSNPNSLGLPRGELLGRYNTYLDAQKVVDYLADNDFPVANLTIVGNDLKSVERVTAKLSYPKVAAAGAAQGAMFGVFVGLVLTIFSPGSNALAQILSSVGIGMAIWMLVGVVSYSFRRGKRDFASQSQVLATSYDVVVSFSHAHAARAMAAKLPMSRTAADAGVGANHGSHQHQHQPPAQAPAPAQPEAPTVPSAPSTGSYSDLPDGRPQFGIRIQDNPPAAAPAPEPASEPAPAPAAEPEAKPEAEAPRDGDAPASDGSVSETHDQAEHGKHS, encoded by the coding sequence ATGTCTTCCCCACTTGGTGCGTCCCCGTCCAACCCGAACTCGCTCGGCCTGCCGCGCGGCGAGCTTTTGGGGCGCTACAACACCTACCTGGACGCCCAGAAGGTGGTCGACTACCTGGCCGACAACGACTTCCCCGTCGCCAACCTCACGATCGTGGGCAACGACCTCAAGTCGGTGGAGCGGGTCACCGCCAAGCTCAGTTACCCGAAGGTCGCCGCCGCGGGTGCGGCACAGGGCGCGATGTTCGGCGTGTTCGTCGGTTTGGTGCTGACCATCTTCAGTCCGGGCTCCAACGCACTGGCGCAGATCCTGTCCTCGGTGGGCATCGGCATGGCGATCTGGATGCTGGTGGGCGTGGTGAGCTACTCGTTCAGGCGCGGCAAGCGCGACTTCGCCTCGCAGTCCCAGGTGCTGGCAACCAGCTACGACGTGGTGGTCTCGTTCTCCCACGCTCATGCGGCACGCGCGATGGCTGCCAAGCTGCCGATGAGCCGCACGGCGGCAGACGCCGGGGTCGGCGCCAACCACGGCTCGCACCAGCACCAGCACCAGCCTCCGGCCCAGGCCCCGGCACCCGCCCAGCCGGAGGCACCCACGGTCCCGTCCGCCCCGTCGACGGGCAGCTACTCGGACCTGCCCGACGGGCGCCCGCAGTTCGGCATCCGGATCCAGGACAACCCGCCCGCCGCTGCCCCCGCACCCGAGCCGGCCTCCGAGCCTGCCCCCGCGCCTGCCGCAGAACCGGAAGCGAAGCCCGAAGCCGAAGCACCCCGTGACGGCGATGCACCGGCATCGGACGGCTCGGTCTCGGAGACCCATGACCAGGCGGAGCACGGCAAGCACTCCTAG
- a CDS encoding aminopeptidase P family protein, producing MSTDATTTTGSDQPLEERVNNRSQRPNSEAFKAFMASSWAPDTAELPGQDEVAPYAAKRRAAISVRFPGERLVIPAGPHKVRSNDTDYRFRPHSGFAHLTGLGLDHEPDAVLVMEPTAEGSGDDGSNHVSTLFFAPMAGRDSEEFYSSARSGEFWIGPRPTLALLQARLGLPTADLTGLEFAITTDAGVVEFGGMRIRLLRDVDMNCDALVDTSRINTGVDLEASDALDGELTEALSEIRLVKDAWEIGEMKKSVAATVNGFHDVVKSLDRAMTHERGERVVEGAFFARAREEGNDLGYDTIAASGNNATVLHWINNNGTVNDGDLLLLDAGVEAESLYTADVTRTLPVNGSYTEVQRKIYQAVLDAADAAFAVAKPGSKFRDLHTAAVTVLAQNLDAWGLLPVSLEEALSPEGQQHRRWMPHGTSHHLGLDVHDCAQAKAELYLDGILEEGMVFTIEPGLYFKNEDLAVPEEYRGIGVRIEDDVLVTADGCVNLSAALPRTPADVEAWMAQVRKG from the coding sequence ATGAGCACTGATGCAACCACCACCACCGGCAGCGACCAGCCCCTCGAAGAGCGCGTGAACAACCGTTCCCAGCGCCCCAACTCCGAGGCCTTCAAGGCATTCATGGCCTCCTCCTGGGCCCCCGACACCGCCGAACTTCCCGGCCAGGACGAAGTGGCACCGTACGCGGCCAAACGCCGCGCCGCGATCTCCGTCCGCTTCCCGGGTGAGCGCCTGGTCATTCCGGCCGGGCCGCACAAGGTCCGTTCCAACGACACCGACTACCGCTTCCGCCCGCACTCGGGCTTCGCCCACCTCACCGGGCTTGGCCTGGACCATGAACCCGACGCCGTCCTGGTCATGGAGCCGACCGCCGAGGGTTCCGGGGACGATGGTTCGAACCACGTTTCCACGCTCTTCTTCGCCCCGATGGCCGGACGCGATTCCGAGGAGTTCTATTCCAGCGCCCGCAGCGGCGAATTCTGGATCGGCCCGCGCCCGACGCTGGCCCTGTTGCAGGCGCGCCTGGGCCTGCCCACCGCAGACCTCACCGGCCTGGAGTTCGCCATCACCACCGATGCCGGAGTGGTGGAGTTCGGCGGCATGCGCATCCGCCTGCTGCGCGATGTAGATATGAACTGCGACGCCTTGGTCGACACTTCGCGCATCAACACCGGCGTCGACCTGGAGGCATCCGACGCATTGGACGGGGAGCTGACCGAGGCACTGTCCGAGATCCGCCTCGTCAAGGACGCCTGGGAAATCGGCGAGATGAAGAAGTCGGTGGCCGCCACGGTCAACGGCTTCCACGATGTGGTCAAGTCGCTGGACCGCGCCATGACCCACGAACGCGGCGAACGCGTGGTCGAGGGCGCCTTCTTCGCCCGTGCCCGCGAGGAGGGCAACGACCTGGGCTACGACACCATCGCCGCCTCGGGCAACAACGCCACGGTGCTGCACTGGATCAACAACAACGGCACCGTCAACGACGGTGACCTGCTGCTGCTGGACGCCGGCGTCGAGGCCGAATCGCTGTACACCGCCGATGTGACCCGCACCCTTCCGGTGAACGGCAGCTACACCGAGGTTCAGCGCAAGATCTACCAGGCGGTGCTCGACGCGGCGGATGCCGCCTTCGCCGTTGCCAAGCCCGGGTCCAAGTTCCGCGACCTGCACACCGCTGCGGTGACGGTGCTGGCGCAGAACCTCGACGCCTGGGGCCTGCTGCCGGTGTCGCTGGAGGAGGCGCTGTCCCCCGAGGGGCAGCAGCACCGCCGCTGGATGCCGCACGGAACCAGCCACCACCTGGGCCTGGACGTGCACGACTGCGCGCAGGCCAAGGCGGAGCTGTACCTGGACGGAATCCTGGAGGAAGGCATGGTCTTCACCATCGAGCCCGGCTTGTACTTCAAGAACGAGGACCTTGCCGTGCCGGAGGAGTACCGCGGCATCGGCGTGCGCATCGAGGACGACGTGCTGGTCACGGCCGACGGATGCGTGAACCTCTCCGCGGCGCTGCCCCGCACCCCGGCCGACGTCGAGGCCTGGATGGCGCAGGTCCGCAAGGGCTAG